In Nostoc sp. GT001, a genomic segment contains:
- a CDS encoding nitrate transporter: protein MFLDILASLQRLFVGYIPAAVLGSFIGYFIGINSMVYQLFRLIFQIPHSIPPIALLPIALIAFQESDSAAIVVVFLGTLWTMIINTAIGMRHFKRQNNNFRVAIFHIFHALKVSIWVAWFIVIATEMLTGPRGLGFTLWDAYKAGNTDYIIQEILYIGIIGFLLDQLLDFAAYLLSQMVSDGKKSS, encoded by the coding sequence ATGTTTTTAGACATTTTAGCTAGCCTGCAACGGTTATTTGTTGGTTATATTCCAGCCGCTGTATTGGGTAGTTTTATCGGATATTTTATCGGGATAAATAGCATGGTTTATCAGCTATTTCGGCTGATATTTCAGATACCTCATAGTATCCCTCCTATCGCTTTGCTACCTATTGCTCTCATCGCGTTTCAAGAGAGCGACTCGGCTGCTATTGTAGTAGTTTTTCTGGGGACTCTTTGGACGATGATTATTAATACAGCAATAGGGATGCGGCATTTCAAGAGACAGAATAATAACTTTCGAGTAGCTATTTTTCATATATTTCATGCGTTGAAAGTTAGTATTTGGGTAGCCTGGTTTATCGTTATTGCCACAGAAATGTTAACAGGCCCAAGAGGACTTGGCTTCACCCTCTGGGATGCTTATAAAGCTGGCAATACTGATTACATAATCCAGGAAATCTTATACATCGGTATTATTGGATTTTTGCTGGATCAGTTACTAGATTTCGCAGCCTATCTTCTCTCGCAAATGGTTTCAGATGGGAAAAAATCTTCTTAA
- a CDS encoding collagen-like protein, with product MHNGFRSKLPLLLTFCLFTSFLPASGSVLCPAVASDEYYKLARDYGRDGRAGTDGRSGRDGSSGENQNIFVNGSPVNLDLSGKNGEDGEDGEDGYQPDCGSQRGNRVSHDINAPDGGNGGNGGKGGDGGNGGSLTVYYNNLAELRNISVQATSGEGGRGGRGGKGTEGCNCHRRRWEVKTCKGTPGSPDYKCTEKVYRCSDGSDGRDGSDGSDGSQGRLGTLSIVNSKEPLAADTPTVQLAISELINKQFKLSKNKWNQRIGAASLLAPGSAIADDYREFEQRLEEAFQIVWQERQPITSFGNQAVTLNLTDNKQVEITFSEELWVEGNSKSEANLTTFTVNHAIPKKDVTRLAVAEFADAGQNLNLKIVDLAAKSDAINTQFRVKFRAQDSSHGFSGYKTEFEGDIPTELVTRDYNRFTLALGKLKIPDEALRPGVNVDIEVVATRSLGIRSAKQTISWQGAIRKAELKIKN from the coding sequence ATGCACAATGGTTTTAGGAGTAAGCTGCCACTACTGCTGACATTCTGCTTATTTACTAGCTTTTTGCCTGCCTCTGGTTCAGTTTTATGTCCAGCCGTTGCCTCTGACGAATACTATAAATTAGCCAGAGATTATGGCAGAGATGGACGTGCAGGAACCGATGGGCGATCGGGTAGGGATGGTAGCAGCGGTGAAAACCAAAATATTTTTGTCAATGGTTCACCTGTAAATCTTGACTTGTCGGGTAAAAATGGTGAAGACGGGGAAGACGGGGAAGATGGTTATCAACCTGACTGTGGTTCCCAACGCGGCAATCGCGTCAGCCATGATATAAATGCACCAGATGGTGGTAACGGTGGTAATGGTGGCAAAGGAGGAGATGGGGGAAATGGTGGTTCCCTCACAGTGTATTACAACAATTTGGCAGAATTACGGAATATTTCTGTCCAGGCAACTAGTGGGGAAGGTGGGCGCGGTGGTAGAGGTGGCAAAGGTACGGAGGGTTGTAACTGTCACAGACGGAGATGGGAAGTAAAAACCTGCAAGGGAACTCCTGGTAGCCCTGATTATAAGTGTACCGAAAAGGTTTATCGATGTAGCGATGGTAGCGATGGGCGAGATGGCAGCGATGGTAGTGATGGTAGCCAAGGGCGCTTAGGAACTTTGAGTATTGTCAATAGCAAGGAACCTTTGGCAGCTGATACTCCAACTGTGCAGCTAGCAATTTCGGAACTGATAAACAAACAGTTCAAACTCTCCAAGAATAAGTGGAATCAACGCATAGGCGCAGCTTCTCTACTTGCGCCTGGTTCTGCGATCGCCGATGATTATCGAGAGTTTGAACAGCGTCTAGAAGAGGCTTTTCAAATAGTTTGGCAAGAAAGACAACCCATTACCAGCTTTGGCAATCAAGCTGTAACGCTAAATTTAACTGATAACAAACAAGTAGAAATTACTTTTTCTGAGGAATTATGGGTTGAAGGTAACAGCAAAAGTGAGGCTAACTTAACAACATTTACCGTTAACCATGCCATTCCCAAAAAAGATGTCACTCGGTTAGCTGTGGCAGAATTTGCCGATGCCGGACAAAATCTCAATTTAAAAATAGTCGATTTGGCAGCCAAGTCTGATGCCATTAATACTCAGTTTCGCGTCAAATTCCGCGCCCAAGATAGCTCGCATGGTTTTTCTGGCTACAAAACTGAATTTGAAGGGGATATTCCCACCGAACTTGTGACTCGTGACTACAACCGTTTTACTCTAGCTTTGGGCAAGCTCAAAATTCCTGACGAAGCTTTACGCCCTGGTGTCAACGTTGATATTGAAGTCGTAGCAACTCGTTCTTTAGGAATACGTTCTGCCAAGCAAACTATTAGCTGGCAGGGTGCAATCCGCAAGGCGGAATTAAAAATTAAAAATTAA
- a CDS encoding pirin family protein, protein MAILQLIEPEVKNLGGFSARRSLPYPNRQTVGPFIFFDHLGPSVMPPNQGIDVRPHPHINLATVTYLFDGALMHRDSLGTVQEIQPGAVNWMTAGKGIVHSERSPDFDRHQETTIHGIQTWVALPVEHEETEPTFIHYPAEILPTWEENGVIIKLIAGQAFGYTSPVKVLSPILYLDAVLSANTHFTIPTDYSQRAVYSVTEGLRINDEPMEQYRLAILESGDRVEVSATDAARCIVIGGEPLGTRYKWWNFVSSRPERIEQAKADWRDSRFASVPDETEFIPLPEVVTEANPFS, encoded by the coding sequence ATGGCAATTCTTCAACTGATTGAACCCGAAGTTAAAAATCTGGGTGGTTTTTCTGCCCGCCGCAGTTTGCCATATCCTAATCGCCAAACGGTTGGGCCGTTTATCTTTTTCGATCATCTTGGCCCATCCGTTATGCCCCCCAATCAAGGCATCGATGTCCGACCGCATCCTCATATCAATCTGGCAACCGTAACTTATTTATTTGATGGTGCTTTGATGCATCGCGATAGTTTGGGTACTGTGCAGGAAATCCAACCAGGTGCAGTCAACTGGATGACGGCGGGAAAGGGGATTGTCCATTCAGAACGCTCACCTGACTTTGACCGTCACCAAGAAACTACTATTCATGGCATTCAAACCTGGGTTGCTCTGCCTGTTGAACACGAAGAAACAGAGCCAACGTTCATTCACTATCCGGCTGAAATCCTTCCCACTTGGGAAGAGAATGGCGTTATCATCAAACTTATTGCTGGGCAAGCATTTGGCTATACCTCACCTGTAAAAGTTCTCTCACCTATTCTCTATTTAGATGCAGTGTTGTCTGCTAACACCCACTTTACTATCCCTACAGATTATTCACAAAGGGCAGTATATAGTGTCACCGAGGGGTTGAGGATTAATGATGAACCGATGGAGCAATATCGTCTCGCTATTCTAGAGTCAGGCGATCGAGTTGAGGTTTCTGCTACAGATGCTGCTCGATGTATTGTTATTGGCGGTGAGCCGTTAGGTACACGCTACAAATGGTGGAATTTTGTCTCTAGCCGACCAGAGCGAATAGAGCAAGCTAAAGCTGATTGGCGCGACTCTCGTTTTGCGAGCGTGCCAGATGAAACAGAGTTTATTCCACTGCCAGAAGTGGTAACAGAAGCTAATCCTTTTTCATAA
- a CDS encoding rhodanese-like domain-containing protein: MRSLTFNFLKLLIKFQFPTVKEINCNQLAQLLLDSAKPRPLVLDARSQTEYAVSHLETAVRIDPLTEDLTAVTTVSQNRPIVVYCAVGYRSAKLAQKLDEAGIKCIYNLSGGIFQWANQGRPIFQNGHPTKVVHPYNAIWGKLLKATYHAHEC; encoded by the coding sequence GTGCGATCGCTCACGTTTAACTTTCTTAAACTTCTGATCAAATTTCAGTTTCCTACTGTTAAGGAAATTAATTGCAACCAATTAGCTCAATTACTATTAGATTCTGCAAAGCCTCGTCCATTAGTACTAGATGCACGAAGTCAGACTGAGTATGCAGTCAGTCATCTTGAAACAGCAGTACGCATAGATCCTCTCACAGAGGACTTAACAGCAGTTACAACAGTTTCCCAAAATAGACCAATTGTTGTGTACTGTGCTGTTGGCTACCGAAGCGCAAAATTAGCCCAAAAACTGGATGAAGCCGGGATTAAGTGCATTTATAACTTGAGTGGTGGAATTTTTCAGTGGGCAAACCAAGGCAGGCCAATCTTTCAAAATGGGCATCCGACAAAGGTTGTACATCCTTACAATGCAATCTGGGGAAAATTACTAAAAGCTACTTACCATGCTCACGAGTGTTGA
- a CDS encoding TIGR04283 family arsenosugar biosynthesis glycosyltransferase, which translates to MSQVSIVIPTLNEAVSLERTLRQLTLLNPPAFEVIVVDGGSDDETVAVAKQCFGSFNQSLGVQVLSSKQRGRSIQMNYGASAATGDILCFLHADTWVPDDLITLIEQTLVEPTIACGGFISLMSGSQTTRWGISLHNYLKTYYAPLLFKPHLFFRGLRLLFGDQVMFCRRTDFWDCNGFDEALPIMEDGDLCLKLVKKGRIYLVNRIVHSSDRRVAKWGSWKANAIYLYIGFLWGIGVDANYLKQFYQDIR; encoded by the coding sequence ATGTCTCAAGTTTCGATTGTCATTCCTACTTTAAACGAAGCAGTTAGCTTAGAGCGGACATTGCGCCAATTGACTTTACTTAATCCGCCTGCTTTTGAAGTGATAGTAGTAGATGGTGGTAGCGATGATGAGACAGTGGCAGTTGCAAAGCAATGCTTTGGGTCATTCAATCAATCGCTAGGCGTACAAGTTCTTTCATCTAAACAGCGTGGGCGTTCTATTCAGATGAATTATGGAGCATCGGCTGCAACTGGAGATATTCTTTGCTTTCTTCATGCAGATACTTGGGTGCCGGATGACTTAATCACTCTAATCGAGCAAACCCTAGTAGAGCCAACCATTGCTTGTGGGGGGTTCATTTCTCTGATGAGTGGATCTCAAACGACTCGCTGGGGCATCTCTCTACATAATTATCTAAAAACCTACTACGCACCACTGCTATTTAAGCCTCACCTGTTTTTTCGAGGATTGCGCCTGTTGTTCGGAGATCAGGTAATGTTTTGTCGTCGCACTGACTTTTGGGATTGCAATGGATTTGACGAGGCATTACCGATTATGGAAGATGGAGATTTATGCCTGAAATTGGTTAAAAAAGGACGCATTTATCTGGTGAACCGCATTGTTCACTCTTCAGATCGCCGTGTAGCAAAATGGGGTAGCTGGAAAGCAAACGCAATCTACCTTTACATCGGTTTTTTGTGGGGAATTGGCGTTGATGCAAATTATCTCAAACAATTTTATCAAGATATTCGCTGA
- a CDS encoding DUF547 domain-containing protein → MIDFEPWDRLLRQYVDRQGRVNYIAWKTEQPQALANWLSSQKNLAFTSNSNTSEQLALWINLYNAFTISTILERYPLESIRPRILGIPNWLAFLWFFQRRAYYIFDKHYSLAQIENQILRNQLQEPRIHFAIVCASVGCPLLRAGAYFPQQVTQQLDEDTRRFINNSEKVRYDSVSKTLYCSKIFKWYRQDFLKVKSSIPEYIRSYLETDLPINASTPISYLYYDWNLNQRIS, encoded by the coding sequence ATGATAGATTTTGAACCTTGGGACAGGTTGTTGCGTCAGTATGTCGATCGCCAGGGTCGTGTAAACTATATTGCTTGGAAAACTGAGCAACCTCAAGCGCTAGCTAATTGGTTGTCGAGTCAAAAAAATCTGGCTTTTACATCTAATAGCAACACTTCTGAGCAATTGGCATTGTGGATCAACCTTTACAATGCGTTCACCATTTCGACAATTTTAGAAAGATACCCGCTTGAGTCAATTCGTCCGCGAATCTTAGGCATTCCCAACTGGTTGGCTTTTTTGTGGTTCTTCCAACGTCGTGCTTATTATATATTTGACAAGCATTACAGTTTAGCCCAAATAGAAAACCAGATTCTGCGGAATCAATTGCAGGAGCCACGAATTCATTTTGCAATAGTCTGCGCTTCGGTTGGTTGCCCGTTACTGCGTGCTGGAGCTTATTTTCCTCAACAAGTTACTCAGCAGTTAGATGAAGATACCCGTCGCTTCATTAACAATTCTGAAAAAGTCCGTTATGACTCAGTTAGTAAAACGCTCTACTGTAGCAAAATCTTTAAATGGTATCGTCAAGATTTTCTTAAGGTCAAATCCTCTATTCCAGAATATATCCGCTCTTACTTAGAAACAGACTTGCCAATAAATGCTTCAACGCCGATTTCCTATCTCTACTATGATTGGAACCTGAATCAGCGAATATCTTGA
- a CDS encoding DNA methyltransferase: MNQQLELPFQKFSSSISKSFDSSSTFIDNMKLPVHRWFRFSAGFSAQWVETIITQFQERGEITVLDPFAGSGTTLLASEKLGVECFGIEAHPFVVRIARAKLLYQTDSDAYLEHIKKVIKYAENLQPCVDTYPTLIHKCFTISSLESLDRLRQAWEKLADDSSQSQLVWLTLISILRHVSHAGTAPWQYILPNKKKQSFLEPISAFELMAENIATDMKIAVKTAASSSTLIQSDARTCQGIPDNFTNLVITSPPYANNYDYADATRLEMCFMKEISGWTDLQTMVRQYLIRSCSQHVTNKNVNIDEVLASHELYPIKASIIEICHQLSQERHLHGGKKNYHLMIACYFLDMARVWTALRRVCKSPATVCFVIGDSAPYGIYIPVIEWMGLLAQAAGFKSFKFEKIRDRNVKWKNRKHRVPLCEGCLWVYG; this comes from the coding sequence ATGAATCAACAATTAGAGTTGCCATTTCAGAAGTTTTCTTCTAGCATTTCTAAATCTTTTGACAGTTCGTCTACATTCATCGATAACATGAAATTGCCAGTTCATCGATGGTTTAGATTTAGTGCAGGTTTCTCTGCACAATGGGTCGAAACTATAATTACTCAATTCCAAGAACGAGGAGAAATTACTGTCTTAGACCCATTCGCTGGTTCTGGTACAACCTTACTTGCATCTGAAAAGCTTGGAGTTGAATGTTTTGGAATTGAGGCTCATCCTTTTGTCGTGCGTATAGCAAGAGCTAAACTTTTATATCAAACTGACTCTGATGCCTATCTTGAACATATAAAAAAGGTTATAAAATATGCAGAAAATCTGCAACCATGTGTAGATACATACCCAACACTGATTCATAAATGCTTTACTATATCTTCACTTGAATCTCTAGATAGATTGCGCCAAGCTTGGGAAAAACTCGCTGATGATTCATCTCAATCCCAGTTAGTTTGGTTGACACTGATATCAATTCTTCGACATGTTTCTCATGCTGGAACTGCACCTTGGCAGTATATCTTACCAAATAAAAAGAAACAATCTTTCTTAGAGCCAATATCTGCTTTTGAGCTAATGGCAGAGAATATAGCTACAGATATGAAAATTGCAGTAAAAACAGCGGCTTCTAGTTCGACACTCATTCAATCTGATGCTCGGACTTGCCAGGGCATACCTGATAATTTTACCAACTTGGTAATCACCTCACCGCCATACGCTAATAATTATGATTATGCGGATGCTACACGTCTCGAAATGTGTTTTATGAAAGAAATTTCCGGTTGGACTGATTTGCAAACTATGGTGAGACAATACTTAATTCGTTCATGTTCACAGCACGTCACCAATAAGAATGTAAACATCGACGAAGTTCTAGCATCTCATGAATTATATCCAATCAAAGCTAGTATTATTGAAATCTGCCATCAATTGTCTCAAGAGCGACATTTACATGGAGGTAAAAAAAATTATCATTTGATGATTGCTTGCTATTTTCTTGACATGGCTAGAGTTTGGACAGCACTTCGTAGAGTATGTAAAAGTCCTGCAACAGTTTGCTTTGTAATTGGTGATTCTGCTCCCTATGGAATTTATATTCCGGTAATAGAATGGATGGGTTTATTAGCACAAGCAGCAGGATTTAAATCTTTTAAGTTTGAAAAAATTCGCGATCGTAATGTCAAATGGAAAAATCGCAAGCACAGAGTTCCTCTTTGCGAAGGTTGTTTGTGGGTTTACGGATAG
- the cobJ gene encoding precorrin-3B C(17)-methyltransferase: MINIAPAIVILGQNSVTVARKIISVLPGATLYGLEGRTSEVDVSFTNFGETLRELFMQGRPLIGICAAGILIRTLAPVISDKRQEPPVLAVAEDGSAVVPLLGGLGGVNDLARRIAEALDVKPAITTTGDLRLGTTLLSPPPGYHLANPDDAKKFISDLLAGAQVNLEGIAPWLSDSKLPIDPKGDLTIQVTERLVTPTANCLVYHPATIAIAINGMIDDAVALVQQLLADAKLEKTSIAGIFAPITAAADPAIYAVASALKVPTRFFTSNQLESLLSQGYSPAQAAAIAATGTSPLSLSSPHIAIAIAPQVIDPNTIGQPRGRLAIIGTGPGGSLWMSPEVKEILKSATDLVGYKTYLDLVGSLADGKQRHESDNREEEARAKMALDLAASGRYVAVVSSGDPGIYAMATAVFEVCDRYAKPEWDSIDIHVASGISAMQAAAAAIGAPLGHDFCAISLSDILKPWSAIAQRIAAAAEADFVIAFYNPVSKERTWQLAEARNILLQHRTPDTPVVLARNLGRPGQTVKAIALEQLTPASADMRTIILVGSTKTRTIKRRDGNIWVYTPRRYTQQ; this comes from the coding sequence ATGATTAACATTGCACCTGCCATTGTAATACTAGGTCAAAATAGCGTGACAGTAGCACGCAAGATAATCAGCGTCTTACCAGGGGCAACATTATACGGTTTAGAGGGTCGCACATCGGAAGTTGATGTCAGCTTCACAAATTTTGGCGAGACGCTACGCGAGTTATTTATGCAGGGAAGGCCGCTGATTGGCATTTGTGCCGCTGGCATTTTAATTAGGACGTTAGCTCCGGTAATCTCGGATAAACGACAGGAACCACCAGTGCTAGCTGTGGCTGAAGATGGTAGTGCTGTTGTCCCTCTCTTGGGCGGACTTGGTGGAGTCAACGATTTAGCGCGTCGCATTGCCGAAGCCCTGGATGTCAAACCTGCAATTACGACCACAGGCGATTTACGTTTGGGCACAACGCTGTTATCTCCTCCTCCTGGATACCATTTAGCCAACCCAGATGATGCGAAGAAATTTATTTCAGATTTGCTAGCTGGGGCGCAAGTTAATCTCGAAGGAATAGCACCTTGGTTGAGCGATAGTAAATTACCGATAGATCCCAAGGGAGATTTGACCATCCAAGTTACAGAACGTTTGGTAACTCCTACAGCCAACTGCCTTGTTTACCACCCAGCAACGATCGCGATCGCAATTAATGGCATGATTGATGATGCAGTTGCTTTAGTACAACAGCTACTAGCTGATGCCAAACTAGAAAAAACATCAATAGCCGGGATATTTGCACCCATCACCGCCGCAGCCGATCCCGCAATCTACGCCGTAGCTAGCGCCTTGAAAGTGCCCACCCGCTTTTTTACCTCAAATCAGCTAGAAAGCTTACTTTCACAAGGTTATAGCCCCGCCCAAGCCGCAGCGATCGCCGCCACAGGCACATCTCCCTTATCTCTCTCATCTCCCCACATTGCGATCGCTATTGCCCCTCAAGTAATTGACCCTAACACCATCGGTCAGCCACGCGGACGGTTAGCGATTATTGGCACTGGCCCTGGTGGTTCGCTGTGGATGTCTCCAGAAGTGAAGGAGATACTCAAGTCGGCAACTGACCTAGTGGGTTATAAAACTTATTTAGATTTAGTTGGTTCTCTGGCTGATGGCAAGCAACGGCATGAATCTGACAACCGCGAAGAAGAAGCACGAGCAAAGATGGCCCTAGATTTGGCTGCATCTGGACGATATGTAGCTGTAGTTTCATCTGGCGACCCAGGCATCTATGCAATGGCAACAGCGGTTTTTGAGGTGTGCGATCGCTATGCTAAACCAGAATGGGACAGTATCGACATTCATGTGGCCTCAGGCATCTCTGCAATGCAGGCAGCAGCAGCAGCCATTGGTGCGCCCCTTGGGCATGACTTCTGTGCTATTTCTCTCTCTGACATCTTGAAACCTTGGTCTGCGATCGCCCAACGAATTGCGGCTGCTGCTGAGGCTGATTTCGTCATTGCTTTTTACAATCCTGTTTCCAAAGAGCGTACTTGGCAACTGGCAGAAGCAAGAAATATTTTGCTGCAACATCGAACACCAGATACACCAGTAGTATTGGCCCGAAATCTCGGTCGCCCAGGACAAACAGTAAAAGCGATCGCACTTGAGCAGTTAACGCCAGCAAGCGCTGATATGCGGACAATTATTCTTGTTGGTTCCACAAAAACCCGAACT